A stretch of Roseibium porphyridii DNA encodes these proteins:
- a CDS encoding ABC transporter transmembrane domain-containing protein, which translates to MPLAILQVYDRVLPNASTDTLLVLMLGVSGVLIVDAFFKIARAAVVGRLGAGFNHQAHTELFRRVLDADPADFSKTPVSVQVHKLRSLQSIADHYGDQGRLLAIDLPAGGIFLAVLVFIGGPLALVPVVLLGLFLLFALKRNKYLQQVVADRAEQDDRKSDFILEVLSGAKTVKSQAMEALIMRRFERLQRTTANLSAKYMRMSGQARDASALFGTMTTVLVVIFGALMVIQGTFSIGGVAASTLLSGQFIQPFLRAINQLTDMQRLKHDYSQVHELFSLPEVKIQHAIKGETDGSINLVNVDVDKGDTGRQVFAKLNLTVETGQFVGFRGADGSGKSTLMKVLTGELKPNSGHVLIGGLDYDGPYEHALRRTVAYVDNQSAIFNGTILENITMFGAVADIAHARMAAKLIGLEKEIHLLPKGYETQLGSDLGGKVPTSTLQRICIARALASEPKILILDEANAQLDQIAEKSLIQALVRLKGYLTVVIISHRPSMLAVADHQFELRGGQIHALEASFDTDRQQTGGRSA; encoded by the coding sequence ATGCCGCTGGCGATTCTGCAGGTATATGACCGCGTGTTGCCAAACGCCTCCACCGATACGCTTCTGGTGCTTATGCTCGGCGTTTCTGGCGTCCTGATCGTCGATGCCTTTTTCAAGATCGCGCGGGCAGCAGTCGTTGGCCGTCTGGGAGCAGGGTTCAACCATCAGGCACACACAGAGCTTTTCCGCCGGGTCCTGGATGCAGATCCTGCAGACTTCTCAAAGACGCCCGTATCGGTACAAGTTCATAAGCTAAGGTCACTTCAATCGATCGCAGACCACTATGGCGATCAGGGGCGACTGCTGGCTATTGATTTGCCCGCAGGTGGAATTTTCCTTGCCGTGCTCGTGTTTATTGGAGGACCGCTGGCACTCGTGCCCGTTGTATTGCTTGGATTGTTTTTACTCTTTGCGTTGAAGCGAAATAAATATCTGCAGCAGGTTGTTGCCGACAGGGCAGAACAGGACGATCGCAAGTCAGACTTCATTCTGGAAGTCCTTTCCGGTGCCAAAACCGTGAAATCGCAGGCAATGGAAGCGTTGATCATGCGTCGGTTTGAACGGCTTCAGCGCACAACCGCCAATCTCAGCGCCAAGTATATGCGAATGTCTGGGCAGGCCAGGGACGCTTCAGCTCTCTTTGGCACCATGACGACGGTTTTGGTCGTCATTTTCGGAGCCTTGATGGTTATCCAAGGAACTTTCAGCATTGGTGGTGTCGCAGCCAGCACCCTGCTATCCGGCCAGTTCATTCAGCCATTCCTGAGGGCAATCAATCAACTCACCGACATGCAGCGTCTCAAACATGATTATTCGCAGGTCCATGAGTTGTTTTCGTTGCCCGAAGTCAAAATTCAACATGCAATCAAGGGTGAGACCGACGGATCGATCAATCTGGTCAATGTTGACGTCGATAAGGGAGATACTGGACGTCAAGTTTTCGCCAAATTGAATCTGACTGTCGAAACTGGACAGTTTGTCGGTTTTCGCGGGGCGGACGGAAGCGGAAAATCGACCTTGATGAAGGTCCTGACAGGCGAGTTGAAGCCGAATTCAGGCCACGTACTCATTGGTGGTCTTGACTATGACGGTCCTTATGAACACGCGCTTCGACGCACCGTGGCATATGTTGACAATCAATCCGCGATCTTCAACGGAACCATACTTGAAAACATAACCATGTTCGGGGCTGTCGCAGATATCGCGCATGCGCGCATGGCGGCGAAGCTGATCGGTCTGGAAAAGGAAATCCATCTTCTGCCGAAGGGCTATGAAACGCAGCTGGGGTCAGACCTTGGCGGAAAAGTTCCAACATCGACGCTGCAACGCATCTGTATTGCACGCGCATTGGCGAGCGAACCAAAAATACTAATCCTGGACGAAGCCAATGCCCAATTGGATCAAATAGCCGAAAAAAGCCTTATCCAGGCCCTCGTGCGTCTGAAAGGGTATCTGACCGTTGTCATCATCAGCCACCGTCCGTCCATGCTGGCGGTTGCCGACCATCAGTTTGAATTGAGAGGCGGGCAAATTCATGCCCTGGAAGCTTCCTTCGACACTGATCGTCAGCAAACGGGGGGACGGTCGGCATGA
- a CDS encoding peptidase domain-containing ABC transporter — protein sequence MSRNLFDLDDIEYTDNAVHRQWQDLSAELSSTTQSENRPAASEKSAHAAENCLVPLLREMHWQGNDRLLFEALPHFDKIETFQDLRVVLNRLNVKTTPYKGSAKDLSQSQFPCLLVTSSDVLVIVSRAETGAFRAYSGKNAAATEIAPSAIQKDKVYLTSEEDDTAEQTPGNRTWFSGVSKKFRTSIVAILALGFVLNLLALGPPLFIMAIYDKAMGAKSVNVLLTMAVGIAIILLSEVALRKTKTWLQSYLGGRIDAIVGNKTFERILHLPYSMLSEAPIGTQVMRLRYFDSVRDIFQSSLFNAMVDIPFSLIFITAIFLIGGPVALPPLALFAVYALLAVYVLPKVQREVAAVGEQKSKLNSFMIETFRNQRALRNLSVEDIWLDRFSTMSTTFNKLNVHARTLTLVLQTVSQTLMTICGVLVLGIGAIQVMNGDMSMGALIATMALAWRVLNPMNQAFLSITQLAQSRTVIEQINNLMQVPLEREPGHLPKITRDIRGDLKITSLVLRYPGATEAALKGMELTIKQGEMIAITGPSGSGKTALFQSITGLFQPQVGSILFDGLDVRQLDTAEWRSAIGYAPDDLDFFYGTVKQNLLLSDPGASDQRLFEITDDLGLLSYLEENFEGLETRLNNESLAQIPDNMKQRIVLARAFVKAVPLYLFDNPGTHLDFEGDKKFMAMIADLKGKATILLNTQRPSHMKMADRVVVMKSGQIAMMGTPDKVVPVLMGQTAKAS from the coding sequence ATGAGCAGAAATCTCTTTGACCTCGACGACATCGAATACACGGATAACGCGGTTCATCGGCAATGGCAGGACTTGTCTGCAGAATTGTCTTCAACCACACAGTCGGAAAACCGACCGGCTGCATCTGAAAAAAGTGCGCATGCAGCTGAAAATTGCCTGGTCCCATTGCTTCGCGAAATGCACTGGCAAGGTAATGATCGATTGCTTTTCGAGGCATTGCCTCATTTTGACAAGATTGAAACCTTTCAGGACTTGCGAGTGGTTCTGAACCGGCTGAACGTCAAAACAACTCCTTACAAAGGCAGTGCCAAAGACCTTTCACAATCCCAGTTTCCCTGTCTGCTGGTTACTTCAAGCGATGTTCTGGTGATTGTCAGCCGGGCAGAAACAGGGGCGTTTCGCGCATATTCCGGCAAGAATGCCGCCGCCACCGAAATTGCTCCAAGTGCAATTCAGAAAGACAAAGTCTATCTGACGAGCGAAGAAGATGACACGGCGGAGCAAACTCCCGGAAACAGAACGTGGTTTTCCGGGGTCTCGAAAAAGTTCCGAACGAGTATTGTTGCCATCTTGGCTCTCGGCTTTGTCCTGAACCTGCTCGCACTCGGGCCGCCCTTGTTCATCATGGCGATTTACGACAAGGCCATGGGCGCCAAGTCGGTCAATGTGCTTTTGACCATGGCAGTCGGTATTGCAATCATTTTGCTGAGTGAAGTCGCGCTCAGAAAAACAAAGACCTGGCTGCAATCCTATCTGGGCGGACGCATCGATGCGATCGTTGGCAACAAGACCTTCGAACGCATCCTACATCTGCCGTATTCGATGTTGTCGGAAGCGCCTATCGGGACGCAGGTTATGCGTCTCCGCTACTTCGACAGTGTGCGTGATATCTTTCAAAGCTCGCTCTTTAACGCGATGGTGGATATTCCATTCAGTCTGATATTCATCACTGCGATCTTCCTGATTGGCGGTCCGGTGGCACTGCCACCGCTGGCACTGTTTGCGGTCTATGCTCTCCTGGCCGTTTATGTTCTCCCAAAGGTCCAGCGTGAAGTTGCAGCAGTAGGCGAACAAAAGTCCAAGCTGAACAGTTTCATGATCGAAACTTTCCGCAATCAGAGAGCACTGCGCAACCTGTCCGTGGAAGACATCTGGCTCGACAGGTTCTCCACAATGTCTACGACGTTCAACAAGTTGAACGTTCATGCCCGAACTCTGACGTTGGTGCTTCAAACCGTTTCACAAACCTTGATGACCATCTGCGGGGTGCTTGTGCTTGGGATTGGTGCCATTCAGGTCATGAACGGGGATATGAGCATGGGGGCTCTGATCGCCACAATGGCATTAGCGTGGCGTGTGCTGAACCCCATGAACCAGGCCTTCCTGAGCATCACGCAACTTGCCCAAAGTCGCACGGTCATCGAACAGATCAACAACTTGATGCAGGTGCCGCTCGAGCGTGAACCCGGACATCTCCCCAAGATCACCCGTGACATACGCGGTGACTTGAAAATCACCTCCCTTGTTCTGAGATATCCAGGCGCAACAGAAGCTGCGCTGAAGGGAATGGAGCTAACGATAAAACAGGGCGAGATGATCGCCATCACAGGACCCAGCGGTTCCGGTAAAACAGCGCTCTTTCAATCCATTACTGGCTTGTTCCAGCCCCAGGTCGGCTCAATACTGTTTGATGGTCTGGATGTTCGCCAGCTCGACACAGCCGAGTGGCGTTCTGCCATTGGTTATGCTCCGGACGATCTTGACTTCTTTTATGGCACGGTAAAGCAGAATTTGCTCCTTTCCGATCCAGGTGCAAGCGATCAAAGGCTGTTCGAAATTACGGATGATTTGGGATTGTTGTCTTACCTGGAGGAGAATTTCGAAGGCCTGGAAACCAGGTTGAACAACGAAAGTCTGGCTCAGATCCCGGACAACATGAAACAGAGGATTGTCCTGGCAAGGGCCTTTGTTAAAGCGGTGCCGCTTTATCTCTTCGACAATCCGGGAACGCATCTCGATTTCGAAGGCGACAAGAAGTTCATGGCAATGATTGCAGACCTCAAGGGCAAGGCAACGATCCTCCTCAACACTCAACGTCCAAGCCACATGAAAATGGCGGATCGAGTTGTGGTCATGAAATCGGGACAAATTGCCATGATGGGAACACCTGACAAAGTCGTGCCTGTGCTAATGGGGCAAACAGCCAAGGCCAGTTAA